A single window of Malus sylvestris chromosome 5, drMalSylv7.2, whole genome shotgun sequence DNA harbors:
- the LOC126620772 gene encoding uncharacterized protein LOC126620772 produces MASKARKKQIWCPQPLTPLMEGPDPEMQEEGGKKESSWEVIREWFRAQKGGPPSPGNNLSASGYGSGSTIPAKRQDLRLLLGVLGCPLAPIPQANDPVDPHLLHIKDIPFETSIAHYIIKQYLAATGCLKQQKCNKNMYASGRVKMVCCETEVSAGRNVKTSGTRSGESGCFVLWQMLPGMWSLELVVGGNKVVAGSDGKTVWRHTPWLGIHAAKGPQRPLRRLIQGLDPKSTASLFSKAQCLGEERIGDDDCFVLKVSADRAAVMERSEGPAEVIRHALYGYFCQKSGLLIYLEDSHLTRVETPENETVYWETTIGSSIADYRDVDGVLIAHQGRSIATVFRCGEVSMEYTRTRMEEAWSIDDVVFNVPGLSMDYFIAPADIFDSTVPSP; encoded by the exons ATGGCCTCAAAAGCAAGGAAGAAGCAGATATGGTGTCCACAGCCACTGACGCCGCTCATGGAAGGGCCGGACCCCGAAATGCAAGAGGAAGGTGGCAAAAAGGAGAGCTCTTGGGAAGTCATACGTGAATGGTTTAGGGCACAAAAGGGTGGCCCTCCTAGTCCCGGGAATAACTTATCGGCCTCAGGATATGGGAGCGGTAGTACTATTCCAGCCAAAAGACAAGACTTGAGGCTCTTGCTTGGTGTTTTAGGCTGTCCTCTTGCTCCAATTCCACAAGCCAATGACCCAGTTGATCCTCACCTCCTTCACATTAAGGACATCCcattt GAAACTTCTATAGCGCATTACATTATAAAGCAGTACTTGGCAGCCACGGGGTGCTTGAAGCAACAGAAATGTAACAAAAACATGTATGCAAGTGGGCGTGTGAAAATGGTTTGCTGTGAAACTGAGGTTTCTGCAGGAAGAAATGTAAAGACTTCGGGAACAAGAAGTGGGGAAAGCGGGTGCTTTGTTCTTTGGCAAATGTTGCCTGGCATGTGGTCTTTGGAGTTGGTCGTTGGAGGCAACAAGGTGGTGGCTGGTAGTGATGGCAAAACGGTTTGGAGGCACACTCCTTGGCTTGGTATTCATGCAGCCAAAGGCCCCCAGCGCCCACTGCGTCGCCTCATACAG GGCCTAGATCCAAAGAGCACAGCAAGCTTGTTTTCCAAAGCACAATGCTTGGGAGAGGAAAGAATCGGAGACGATGATTGCTTTGTACTAAAAGTCTCTGCCGATCGAGCGGCGGTGATGGAAAGAAGTGAGGGTCCTGCAGAAGTAATCAGGCATGCATTGTATggatatttttgtcaaaagAGTGGTCTCCTCATATACTTAGAGGACTCACACCTCACCAGAGTTGAAACCCCAGAAAATGAAACTGTGTACTGGGAGACCACCATAGGAAGCAGCATTGCTGACTATAGGGATGTGGATGGTGTGCTCATTGCTCATCAGGGCCGCTCGATCGCCACAGTTTTCCGGTGTGGCGAGGTGTCGATGGAATACACAAGGACTAGGATGGAAGAAGCTTGGAGCATTGATGATGTTGTGTTTAATGTACCAGGGCTTTCCATGGACTATTTCATTGCTCCTGCTGATATATTTGATAGTACTGTACCATCACCATGA